In Methanonatronarchaeum thermophilum, a genomic segment contains:
- a CDS encoding (Fe-S)-binding protein: MDDYRTIVSRCTDCGNCADVCSICRVVDDSVYSPRSKIELVGKLEDGLFLEEEELDSLYLCTMCGLCDDVCPEDIPLSDVIKYERGLVAVRGEEPEKTPHIIDNILEAKNPGGFDNSKRMDWVSDDLEFSDDGEIGYMAGCWISFKYPEIAQQTVKVLNKAGIKPQLIEDEKCCGLFVTDNGHTAELELYAKDYTMEIENQGIQTLVVSCPACYGQMNDMYPRLYREPEFEVKLSMEVYKDLIEEGKLELEETEGELSIKDGCPVSHLFNIPREIVDEMGYSVKELFEDETICCGAPAGVKPNYPEISEKIGKLAIDKAKETRDGMVTYCPFCQYHYEGIEESKDIQMQDLTTLLHKKLK, from the coding sequence ATGGATGATTATAGAACTATTGTGTCTAGGTGTACTGATTGTGGTAATTGTGCTGATGTCTGCAGTATCTGTAGGGTAGTGGATGATTCTGTGTACAGTCCTCGTTCGAAGATTGAGTTGGTTGGTAAGTTGGAGGATGGTTTGTTTTTAGAGGAAGAGGAGCTTGACTCGTTATACTTGTGTACTATGTGTGGTTTGTGTGATGATGTCTGTCCTGAGGATATCCCTCTTTCAGATGTGATTAAGTATGAACGTGGTTTGGTTGCGGTTCGTGGTGAGGAGCCGGAGAAAACGCCGCATATAATCGATAATATACTTGAAGCGAAGAATCCAGGGGGATTTGACAACTCTAAACGGATGGATTGGGTGTCTGATGACCTGGAGTTTTCCGATGACGGTGAGATTGGGTATATGGCTGGTTGTTGGATATCGTTTAAATATCCTGAGATTGCTCAACAAACAGTTAAGGTGTTGAACAAGGCTGGAATAAAACCACAGTTGATCGAAGATGAGAAGTGTTGTGGTTTGTTTGTAACAGACAACGGTCATACAGCCGAACTAGAGTTATATGCAAAAGACTATACTATGGAGATAGAAAATCAGGGAATACAGACCTTGGTAGTTAGCTGTCCTGCTTGTTACGGCCAGATGAACGATATGTATCCACGGTTGTATCGAGAACCAGAGTTTGAAGTTAAGTTGAGTATGGAGGTATACAAAGACCTCATAGAAGAGGGAAAACTAGAGCTAGAGGAAACAGAAGGAGAGTTATCCATAAAAGACGGATGTCCAGTTTCCCACCTATTCAACATCCCAAGAGAGATAGTAGATGAAATGGGTTACTCAGTCAAAGAACTGTTCGAGGATGAAACAATCTGCTGTGGAGCACCAGCAGGGGTCAAACCTAACTACCCAGAGATATCAGAAAAAATAGGGAAGTTGGCGATCGATAAAGCAAAAGAAACCAGAGACGGAATGGTAACCTACTGTCCATTCTGCCAATACCACTACGAAGGAATCGAAGAAAGCAAAGACATACAGATGCAGGACCTAACAACACTACTACACAAAAAACTAAAATAA
- a CDS encoding M20 family metallopeptidase, giving the protein MLRTGEIIEDTKELVGIPSWSDESGASEFVADLVGGEIDEVGNVFASKGSGGPEVAFVSHLDTVPPSDGLDVRVEGGRIYGRGSADMKGTLVSMAKAFLDAQPSCTLTFASFVGEETDARGVKHAVESGFQPDYAVIGEGTVGYTEKGEIDVCIAHRGRREYKVITRGRPSHASQPHYGENAIYSMMDVIKKIQEHEHPEEEIFGEKVKASSCVTQIESKGAANVVPDRCQITVDVRTTPNNKFELDLGDETQITSDVPPMVTEDEKLIQNIEESINRVTGYQPKRIIKPQTTDSGFLKEKGVETIVIGGAESKEPHSNNESVSIDILADLYEIYKHFANNFPNQN; this is encoded by the coding sequence GTGTTGAGAACTGGAGAGATTATTGAGGATACTAAAGAGCTTGTGGGGATTCCTTCGTGGAGTGATGAGTCTGGGGCTTCTGAGTTTGTTGCTGATTTGGTTGGTGGTGAGATTGATGAGGTTGGTAATGTTTTTGCGAGTAAGGGTAGTGGGGGTCCTGAGGTAGCGTTTGTTTCGCATTTGGATACGGTTCCTCCGTCTGATGGTCTTGATGTGCGGGTGGAGGGTGGTCGTATTTATGGTCGTGGTAGTGCTGATATGAAGGGTACTTTGGTGTCGATGGCTAAGGCGTTTTTGGATGCTCAGCCGAGTTGTACTTTGACTTTTGCGTCTTTTGTTGGTGAGGAGACCGATGCTAGAGGGGTTAAGCATGCTGTTGAGAGTGGTTTTCAACCGGATTATGCGGTTATTGGTGAGGGAACTGTTGGTTATACGGAGAAGGGTGAGATAGATGTCTGTATAGCTCATAGAGGTAGGCGTGAGTATAAGGTTATAACTAGGGGCCGTCCTTCACATGCATCTCAACCTCATTATGGGGAGAACGCGATATATAGCATGATGGATGTTATAAAGAAGATACAGGAACATGAACATCCCGAGGAAGAGATATTTGGGGAAAAGGTGAAGGCAAGTAGTTGTGTTACTCAGATTGAAAGTAAAGGTGCGGCAAACGTCGTGCCAGATAGATGCCAGATAACTGTCGACGTACGTACAACACCCAACAACAAATTCGAACTAGACCTTGGAGACGAAACACAGATAACCTCAGACGTACCACCAATGGTAACAGAAGACGAGAAACTGATACAAAACATAGAAGAAAGCATCAACCGAGTAACTGGATACCAACCCAAACGAATTATAAAACCACAAACCACCGACAGCGGTTTCTTAAAAGAAAAAGGAGTCGAAACAATAGTTATCGGAGGCGCCGAATCCAAAGAACCACACAGCAACAACGAATCAGTATCCATCGACATACTAGCAGACCTATACGAAATATACAAACACTTCGCCAACAACTTCCCAAACCAAAACTAA
- the fbp gene encoding fructose-1,6-bisphosphate aldolase/phosphatase produces MVTLSVIKADIGSLPGHVRAPSKLVDRVRGVLEDGKSDGVLIDYYVGCCGDDIDLVMSHDHGVDSEEVHSLAWDAFQEGTEFAKELGLYGAGQDLLSDAFSGNVKGLGPGSAEMEFDERESEPILVFLCDKTSPSAFNYPLFKMFADPFSTSGLVLDPSLHEGFDFEILDYYEGDTATLSCPEEMYDILSLLGIVSKYSIESVSKKDGRPAAVVSTEKLNLMAGEYVGKDDPVAVVRCQSGFPAVGEALEAFSFPHLVPGWMRGSHNGPLMPVSEEDATPTRFDGPPRVVALGFQLNNGKLEGPRDLFDDPSFNTARKKANEAAEYMRNHGPFQPHLLSEDELEYTTVPKVLEKLENRFK; encoded by the coding sequence ATGGTTACTTTAAGTGTGATTAAGGCGGATATTGGTAGTTTACCAGGGCATGTTAGGGCTCCGAGTAAGTTGGTTGATCGTGTTAGGGGTGTTTTGGAGGATGGTAAGTCGGATGGTGTGTTGATTGATTATTATGTTGGTTGTTGTGGTGATGATATTGATTTGGTTATGAGTCATGACCATGGTGTTGATAGTGAGGAGGTTCATTCTCTTGCTTGGGATGCTTTTCAGGAAGGAACTGAGTTTGCTAAGGAGCTTGGTTTGTATGGTGCTGGCCAGGATTTGCTTTCCGATGCGTTTTCGGGTAATGTGAAGGGTTTGGGTCCCGGTTCTGCTGAGATGGAGTTTGATGAGCGTGAGAGCGAGCCTATCCTAGTGTTTTTGTGTGATAAAACCAGTCCAAGCGCGTTTAACTATCCTTTGTTTAAGATGTTTGCAGATCCGTTCAGCACGTCAGGACTTGTTTTAGACCCTAGTTTGCATGAAGGATTCGATTTTGAGATACTGGATTACTATGAAGGTGATACAGCTACATTGAGCTGTCCTGAAGAGATGTATGACATCCTTTCCTTACTAGGAATCGTATCCAAATACAGTATCGAATCGGTTTCTAAGAAAGATGGACGGCCTGCAGCAGTTGTAAGCACTGAAAAACTGAATTTAATGGCCGGAGAATACGTCGGTAAAGACGACCCAGTCGCAGTCGTAAGATGCCAATCCGGCTTCCCAGCCGTCGGAGAAGCACTAGAAGCCTTTTCATTCCCACACCTAGTCCCAGGATGGATGCGAGGATCACACAACGGCCCACTAATGCCAGTCAGCGAAGAAGACGCCACACCAACAAGATTCGACGGACCACCAAGAGTAGTCGCCCTAGGCTTCCAACTAAACAACGGCAAACTAGAAGGACCAAGAGACCTATTCGACGACCCATCATTCAACACAGCAAGAAAAAAAGCAAACGAAGCAGCCGAATACATGCGAAACCACGGCCCATTCCAACCACACCTACTAAGCGAAGACGAACTCGAATACACAACCGTCCCAAAAGTACTAGAAAAACTAGAAAACAGATTCAAATAA
- the rpiA gene encoding ribose-5-phosphate isomerase RpiA, giving the protein MSVKRDGSDVGKEVVGERVVELVESGMVVGFGTGSTVGVFLRELAGRDVDVVGVCTSFDTELLARRLGFDVRSLSSVGSVDLAVDGADQVDFDGNLIKGGGAAHFREKVVASFSDRFVCIVDDTKVDSELDLPVPIEVAPFALENVLGEIGCLGGEGVLRSCGEKDGPLVTDNGNFVVDTDFGRIQKPERLSKEISCITGVVEHGLFPGMADSVLVGSSDGVRELREIKGNEER; this is encoded by the coding sequence ATGTCTGTTAAGCGTGATGGTAGTGATGTTGGTAAGGAGGTTGTTGGTGAACGTGTGGTTGAGTTAGTTGAGTCTGGGATGGTTGTTGGTTTTGGTACGGGTTCGACTGTTGGTGTTTTTTTGAGGGAGTTGGCTGGTAGGGATGTTGATGTTGTTGGTGTTTGTACTTCTTTTGATACTGAGTTGTTGGCTCGTAGGCTTGGTTTTGATGTTAGGTCGTTGAGTTCTGTTGGTTCTGTTGATTTGGCTGTTGATGGTGCTGATCAGGTTGATTTTGATGGTAATTTGATTAAGGGTGGTGGGGCTGCTCATTTTAGGGAGAAGGTTGTTGCTTCTTTTAGTGATCGGTTTGTTTGTATTGTTGATGATACGAAGGTTGATTCTGAGTTGGATTTACCGGTGCCTATAGAGGTGGCTCCGTTTGCGTTGGAGAATGTGTTGGGTGAGATAGGTTGTTTGGGTGGTGAGGGGGTTTTGCGTAGTTGTGGTGAGAAGGATGGGCCGTTGGTTACGGATAACGGGAATTTTGTTGTTGATACGGATTTTGGTAGGATTCAGAAACCGGAGAGACTATCTAAAGAGATATCTTGTATAACTGGGGTTGTAGAGCATGGTTTGTTTCCGGGGATGGCGGATAGTGTTTTGGTTGGTAGTAGTGATGGTGTTAGGGAGCTTAGAGAGATTAAGGGAAATGAAGAGAGATAG
- the surE gene encoding 5'/3'-nucleotidase SurE, with translation MKVLVTNDDGVYSSGIRAVVDGLPDGWDVTVVAPSSQMSGIGRAISLFEPLRINELSGFDVPTYSVGGTPTDSVILGLHRVLDESPDLLVSGVNLGENLSSEAVTTSGTVGAALEAATQGVPAISVSVQLVDEGYKYHEGGLDLDLEFPSKVIEKLVGGVEEKGFPEGVDVLNVNIPSSAGRDTPMRITKLGRKVFDTSVEERHDPRGKQYYWIDGGYTKNVEKGTDVDVVLNRKEISITPVSLEMTSNVDLEVDDIIPG, from the coding sequence ATGAAAGTTTTGGTTACTAATGATGATGGTGTTTATTCGTCTGGTATTAGGGCTGTTGTTGATGGATTGCCTGATGGTTGGGATGTGACGGTTGTTGCTCCGTCTTCTCAGATGAGTGGTATTGGTAGGGCGATTTCTTTGTTTGAGCCTTTGAGGATTAATGAGTTGTCTGGTTTTGATGTTCCGACTTATAGTGTTGGGGGGACTCCGACGGATAGTGTTATTTTGGGTTTGCATCGTGTTTTGGATGAGTCTCCTGATTTGCTTGTTTCTGGAGTTAATTTGGGGGAGAATTTGAGTTCTGAGGCTGTTACTACATCTGGTACTGTAGGTGCTGCTTTGGAGGCTGCTACTCAGGGAGTGCCGGCTATCAGTGTTTCGGTTCAGCTTGTTGATGAGGGTTATAAATATCATGAAGGTGGTTTAGACCTTGATTTAGAGTTTCCGTCTAAGGTGATTGAAAAATTGGTGGGTGGGGTTGAAGAGAAGGGGTTTCCTGAGGGTGTTGATGTTTTAAATGTTAACATTCCATCTTCTGCAGGTAGAGATACTCCGATGAGAATCACCAAACTGGGCCGTAAGGTATTTGACACTTCTGTTGAGGAACGGCATGACCCTAGAGGTAAACAATACTACTGGATCGATGGTGGATATACTAAGAATGTGGAAAAAGGAACGGATGTTGACGTAGTGTTGAATAGAAAAGAAATTTCGATTACACCGGTAAGTTTGGAGATGACTAGCAACGTAGATCTAGAAGTCGATGATATAATTCCGGGATAA
- the uppS gene encoding polyprenyl diphosphate synthase: MIENPNHVAIIQDGNRRYAYRRGNSAYKGHKEGVTTTKKILELSGKLGIKHLTIYALSTENLNRDPSELKDLFKLFKKEFNNIVDNPRIHKNEVRVRVIGKTELLPKKVKKAIDKAEKATQNYSKHYLNVALAYGSKTEITDAAKKIIKKVQKGKIKTEDINQKLISNHMYPHHLNEPKLPDVELMIRTGGDKRISNFLMWQSCGNNSPIYFSDHLWPEFDEKEFKKAIEHYKKQKQKQK; the protein is encoded by the coding sequence ATGATTGAAAATCCAAACCACGTAGCCATAATTCAGGACGGTAACCGTAGGTATGCATACCGGAGAGGTAACTCGGCATACAAAGGCCATAAAGAAGGAGTTACAACTACAAAGAAAATACTCGAGCTATCTGGTAAGTTAGGAATCAAACACCTCACAATATATGCATTATCAACCGAGAACCTAAATAGAGATCCCAGTGAACTCAAAGACCTATTCAAACTATTTAAAAAAGAGTTCAACAACATAGTCGACAACCCAAGGATACATAAAAACGAAGTGAGGGTTAGAGTCATAGGGAAAACAGAGCTACTGCCAAAGAAAGTGAAAAAAGCTATAGATAAAGCAGAAAAAGCAACACAGAACTACAGCAAACACTACCTCAATGTAGCACTCGCCTATGGATCTAAAACCGAAATCACAGACGCAGCAAAAAAAATAATCAAAAAAGTTCAGAAAGGAAAAATAAAAACAGAAGATATAAACCAAAAACTCATCTCAAACCACATGTACCCCCACCACCTAAACGAACCAAAACTACCAGACGTAGAACTAATGATACGCACAGGAGGAGACAAAAGAATATCGAACTTCCTAATGTGGCAATCATGCGGAAACAACAGCCCCATCTACTTCTCAGACCACCTATGGCCAGAGTTCGACGAAAAAGAATTCAAAAAAGCAATAGAACACTACAAAAAACAAAAACAAAAACAAAAATAA
- a CDS encoding helicase-related protein: MGFLEQLGCVDVGVVEEREYQVNVFNECCGCNSLVVLPTGLGKTVIAGFLVADRVSMGSVLLMSPTKPLCEQHHDFLDEMLDGVEVCLVTGGLYGPEDRAEVWRGDGVFIATPQTVRNDVEAGRLDLTGYSLVVFDEAHRAVGDYAYSVVADQYFRQAKDPQTLGLTASPGSDIDRLREVSDNLRIENVSIRGDWSSDVQPYLGEMDISWVELEKPLEMLVVEDALEEILKDFLDRLGQYTKQVRNMKPDNISKKALIEVQNRFRSQLNQGGSGYVYQALSYTASCIKTAHMKDLLTSQGPESLQRYIEQIEEDDSKAAERIRRRQEYPRIKKALKNVDNHKLDKTKEIIQKQVKNNERAIIFAEYRHTVETLVKQLNKTNKIKARKFIGQAKSHGKNGMTQKQQKKTLNKFRQGKFNTLVSTRIGEEGIDIPQTSLVLFYEPVPSAIRLIQRKGRTARDGSFGKVIILIMKNSQDEAYYWKSQKDQKKMYKIAYKLKNELNPKTKPDQGQEKQSQLDRFT; the protein is encoded by the coding sequence ATGGGGTTTTTGGAACAACTGGGTTGTGTGGATGTTGGTGTTGTTGAGGAGCGGGAGTATCAGGTTAATGTTTTTAATGAGTGTTGTGGATGTAATTCGCTTGTTGTTTTGCCTACGGGTCTTGGTAAGACGGTTATAGCTGGTTTTTTGGTTGCTGATCGGGTTTCTATGGGTAGTGTTCTTTTGATGTCTCCTACGAAACCGTTGTGTGAGCAACATCATGATTTTTTGGATGAAATGCTTGATGGTGTGGAGGTTTGTTTGGTTACTGGTGGGTTGTATGGTCCGGAGGATAGGGCTGAGGTTTGGCGTGGTGATGGTGTTTTTATAGCGACGCCTCAGACTGTTAGAAATGATGTGGAGGCGGGACGGCTTGATTTAACGGGTTATTCGTTGGTTGTTTTTGATGAAGCTCATAGGGCTGTTGGTGATTATGCTTATAGTGTTGTTGCGGACCAATATTTCCGTCAAGCTAAAGATCCTCAGACTTTAGGGTTGACAGCTTCTCCGGGAAGCGATATAGATAGGTTGAGAGAGGTGAGCGATAACCTGAGGATAGAGAATGTTTCTATAAGAGGTGATTGGAGTAGTGATGTACAACCCTATTTAGGGGAGATGGATATCAGTTGGGTGGAGCTTGAAAAACCACTAGAGATGTTGGTTGTGGAGGATGCGTTGGAAGAGATATTAAAGGATTTTCTAGACCGTTTGGGCCAGTATACAAAACAGGTTCGTAATATGAAGCCGGATAACATCAGTAAAAAAGCATTGATAGAGGTTCAAAACCGGTTTCGCAGCCAACTCAACCAAGGAGGAAGTGGGTATGTATATCAAGCGCTTTCATACACCGCTTCCTGTATAAAAACAGCCCACATGAAAGACCTGCTCACAAGCCAAGGCCCAGAATCACTGCAGAGATACATCGAACAGATAGAGGAAGATGACTCGAAAGCTGCTGAAAGAATACGTCGAAGACAAGAATACCCACGAATAAAAAAAGCATTAAAAAACGTCGATAACCACAAACTCGATAAAACCAAAGAAATAATCCAGAAACAGGTCAAAAACAACGAAAGAGCCATCATATTCGCAGAGTACCGACACACAGTCGAAACACTCGTAAAACAACTAAACAAAACAAACAAAATAAAAGCCAGAAAGTTCATAGGACAAGCAAAAAGCCATGGAAAAAACGGCATGACCCAAAAACAACAGAAAAAAACACTCAACAAATTCAGACAAGGAAAATTCAACACACTAGTATCGACAAGAATCGGAGAAGAAGGAATAGACATACCACAAACATCACTGGTACTTTTCTACGAACCAGTCCCATCAGCAATCAGACTAATACAAAGAAAAGGCCGAACAGCAAGAGACGGCAGCTTTGGAAAAGTAATAATACTAATAATGAAAAACTCACAAGACGAAGCATACTACTGGAAAAGCCAAAAAGACCAAAAAAAGATGTACAAAATAGCATACAAACTAAAAAACGAACTAAACCCAAAAACAAAGCCAGATCAAGGGCAAGAAAAACAATCCCAACTCGATAGATTCACATAA
- the cofH gene encoding 5-amino-6-(D-ribitylamino)uracil--L-tyrosine 4-hydroxyphenyl transferase CofH, with amino-acid sequence MLEIEDPYQLLEWDCKRLFKTADKLSKKQHGKKITYIKNRNINFTNVCNLDCSFCAYSVEKPCDGYTNTHKQVLEKVEKAVKQGANEVCIQGGINPEIDYNWYIDLIKKIKQKHKIHIHAFSPQEIHYIAEKNQKNIKQTLQELKKTGLDSMPGTAAEILDDEIRKKICPNKINSQRWQEIITNAHKLNIPTTATMMYGHIETWKDRIKHIQKIKEIQQKHNGFTEFIPLPFIPGNNKLFNKTNQTPHKESYKVIAISRILLHNHIPNIQASWVKLGPKKAAKALNKGANDLGGTLMEENISSSTGKPIKTKMTAKQLQKTIQKTGHKPIERTTTYKTT; translated from the coding sequence ATGCTAGAAATTGAAGATCCATATCAACTTCTTGAATGGGATTGTAAAAGGCTTTTCAAAACAGCCGATAAGCTGTCCAAAAAACAACATGGAAAAAAAATAACCTACATCAAAAATAGGAACATAAACTTCACAAACGTATGCAATTTAGACTGCAGTTTCTGCGCCTACTCAGTCGAAAAACCATGTGACGGATACACCAACACACATAAACAGGTGTTAGAAAAAGTTGAGAAAGCAGTTAAACAAGGTGCAAATGAAGTCTGCATACAAGGAGGAATAAACCCCGAAATAGATTACAACTGGTATATAGACCTAATCAAAAAAATAAAACAAAAACATAAAATCCACATACATGCATTTTCACCACAAGAAATCCATTACATAGCCGAAAAAAACCAAAAAAACATTAAACAAACTTTACAAGAACTCAAAAAAACAGGTTTGGACAGCATGCCTGGAACTGCAGCTGAAATCCTAGACGACGAAATAAGAAAAAAAATCTGCCCAAACAAAATAAACAGCCAGCGCTGGCAAGAAATAATCACAAATGCCCATAAACTGAACATACCAACAACAGCAACAATGATGTACGGCCACATAGAAACCTGGAAAGACCGAATAAAACACATACAAAAAATCAAAGAAATACAACAAAAACACAACGGATTCACAGAATTCATACCACTACCATTCATACCAGGAAACAACAAACTCTTTAACAAAACCAACCAAACACCCCATAAAGAAAGCTATAAAGTAATAGCAATATCAAGAATCTTACTACACAACCACATACCAAACATACAAGCATCATGGGTCAAACTAGGGCCAAAAAAAGCTGCAAAAGCATTAAACAAAGGAGCAAACGACCTCGGAGGAACCCTAATGGAAGAAAACATATCCAGCAGCACAGGAAAACCAATCAAAACAAAAATGACAGCCAAACAACTCCAAAAAACAATACAAAAAACAGGACACAAACCAATAGAAAGAACAACAACATACAAAACAACCTAA